A genomic region of Sarcophilus harrisii chromosome 6, mSarHar1.11, whole genome shotgun sequence contains the following coding sequences:
- the MSX1 gene encoding homeobox protein MSX-1: MAPAVDMTSLQIGVKIEESPASAFSKPGGGGGGGGGGGGGAGGGGGASAAAMGGEDEGEKPKVPPSLLPFSVEALMADHRKPGLKDALPGPDGPQAAGTSAQSLGTRLGSLSAGAAPETPASPLSLNSHFSVGGLLKLPEDALVKSESPEKQERTPWMQSSRFSPPPPRRLSPPACTLRKHKTNRKPRTPFTTAQLLALERKFRQKQYLSIAERAEFSSSLSLTETQVKIWFQNRRAKAKRLQEAELEKLKMAAKPMLPPAAFGISFPLGGPAAVAAGASLYGASSPFQRAGLPVAPVGLYTAHVGYSMYHLT, translated from the exons ATGGCCCCGGCTGTTGATATGACTTCTTTACAAATCGGTGTCAAGATCGAGGAGTCTCCCGCGTCCGCCTTCAGCAAGCCcggcgggggcggcggcggcgggggcggcggcggcggcggcgcgggAGGCGGCGGGGGCGCCTCGGCGGCCGCGATGGGGGGAGAGGACGAGGGCGAGAAGCCCAAAGTACCCCCTTCCCTGCTGCCTTTCAGCGTGGAGGCGCTCATGGCTGACCACAGGAAGCCCGGGCTCAAAGACGCCCTCCCCGGGCCCGACGGGCCCCAGGCGGCAGGAACTTCGGCTCAGTCCCTGGGCACCAGGCTCGGCTCCTTGAGCGCCGGGGCCGCCCCAGAAACGCCCGCCTCCCCGCTCTCTCTCAACAGCCATTTTTCGGTGGGAGGGCTCCTCAAACTGCCGGAAGATGCACTTGTCAAATCCGAAAGCCCCGAGAAGCAGGAGAGGACGCCGTGGATGCagagttccagattttccccgCCTCCCCCGA GGCGACTCAGTCCTCCGGCCTGCACGCTCCGCAAGCACAAGACCAACCGAAAACCTCGGACTCCCTTCACCACGGCGCAGCTGCTGGCCCTGGAGAGGAAGTTCCGGCAGAAGCAGTATCTGTCCATCGCCGAGCGCGCCGAGTTCTCCAGCTCTCTGAGCCTCACCGAGACCCAGGTGAAGATCTGGTTTCAGAACCGCCGCGCCAAGGCCAAGAGACTGCAGGAGGCGGAGCTGGAGAAGCTGAAGATGGCAGCCAAGCCCATGCTGCCCCCCGCGGCTTTCGGCATCTCCTTCCCCCTGGGAGGCCCGGCAGCTGTGGCCGCGGGCGCCTCTCTCTACGGCGCTTCCAGCCCCTTCCAGCGGGCCGGGCTGCCCGTGGCGCCAGTGGGACTGTACACGGCGCACGTGGGATACAGCATGTACCATCTGACATAA